In a genomic window of Pedobacter sp. KBS0701:
- a CDS encoding NAD(P)H-dependent glycerol-3-phosphate dehydrogenase, whose protein sequence is MVPKIAMIGGGSWATAIVKMLADNLSEKEIFWWMRNETAIEHIKKFKHNPHYLSSVELKLGQDNISSDISSIIKSADFVILNVPAAFLKETLSAITPEDLKGKKIVSAIKGIVPEDNLIIGEFLHEKYNIPYHDILVVSGPCHAEEVAFEKLSYLTIACTDVDKAAAFASILNTRYIKTNVSDDIFGTEYAAVLKNIYAVASGICHGIGYGDNFQAVLISNAIREIKRFVDLVHPIDRDIKESAYLGDLLVTAYSQFSRNRTFGNMIGKGYTVKSAQLEMNMVAEGYYAAKCMHIKNQEYNVDMPICKAVHSIIYEKRSPQIEMKLLAEKLN, encoded by the coding sequence ATGGTACCTAAAATAGCAATGATAGGGGGCGGGAGCTGGGCTACTGCCATCGTAAAAATGCTTGCAGATAATTTGTCTGAGAAAGAGATTTTTTGGTGGATGCGTAATGAAACAGCCATTGAGCACATTAAAAAATTTAAACACAATCCTCATTACCTCAGTTCTGTTGAGCTAAAGCTCGGTCAGGACAATATCTCGTCTGATATCAGTTCGATTATAAAATCAGCTGATTTTGTTATTTTAAACGTTCCTGCAGCTTTTTTAAAGGAAACACTGTCTGCCATAACCCCTGAAGATTTAAAAGGCAAGAAAATAGTATCTGCCATTAAGGGAATTGTACCTGAAGATAACCTGATTATCGGCGAATTTTTGCACGAAAAATACAACATCCCATACCACGATATTCTCGTTGTAAGCGGCCCCTGCCATGCGGAAGAAGTAGCCTTTGAGAAACTATCTTACCTGACCATTGCCTGCACCGATGTAGATAAGGCAGCTGCATTTGCCTCGATTTTAAATACACGTTACATTAAAACCAATGTTTCTGATGATATTTTCGGTACTGAATACGCTGCAGTTTTAAAAAATATTTATGCCGTAGCCAGTGGCATTTGCCATGGCATAGGTTATGGCGATAACTTTCAGGCCGTGCTGATCAGCAACGCCATACGGGAAATCAAACGCTTTGTAGATTTGGTTCATCCCATTGATCGCGACATTAAAGAATCAGCCTATCTGGGCGATTTGCTCGTAACTGCATATTCACAGTTCAGCCGCAACCGTACTTTTGGTAATATGATAGGCAAGGGTTATACCGTGAAATCGGCACAGTTAGAAATGAATATGGTAGCCGAAGGTTATTATGCCGCAAAATGCATGCACATCAAAAACCAGGAGTATAATGTAGACATGCCCATCTGTAAGGCTGTTCACAGCATCATTTACGAGAAACGATCGCCACAGATAGAAATGAAGCTACTGGCAGAAAAATTAAACTAA
- a CDS encoding TolC family protein translates to MPEQIEIIKVVYIDLKQIMKMFTKNKLITGSALLVTLSFSQQIKAQEVISIQQAVENTLKNNLNIKQAAFNAALSEENVRQSKNALLPTVNGSVNQSMQWGRSQVTSGLFLNTQNYTLNPNVSANVQVFGGGAQLNQIRQNKLLLAVDQTNVEKVKNDLILQVVTAYLQVLNSQDQVKATQQQLDVANSTLKREQALLDVGNKTLADISQAKSQAATAELNLTNAQNQLTISYLTLGQLMEIQPPMTFKVQPPLVNELNNIQNNYVPSDIYSQALNTFPDIKLASLNTKAAEKAIDVAKGSYYPKVTFGGGLGSFYQYQFAFPGNNPFFSQLSDNFGKSINMGISIPIFNGFTTRSTVRKAKIVFEQRKTDEQISKNNLIKVINQAVADLNAAQSRYSSTQNAFQAQKDAFYVIEQRYAVGLVNSLDYSTAQTNKNKAEIDFILAKYDLLFRAKVIDYYLGKQIVF, encoded by the coding sequence ATGCCTGAACAGATTGAAATTATTAAAGTTGTTTATATAGATTTGAAACAAATTATGAAGATGTTTACCAAGAATAAGTTAATTACCGGATCTGCGTTATTAGTGACATTAAGTTTTAGTCAGCAAATTAAGGCTCAAGAAGTGATCAGCATTCAACAAGCAGTCGAAAACACATTAAAAAACAATCTAAACATCAAACAGGCTGCATTTAATGCCGCGCTTAGCGAAGAAAATGTGCGCCAGTCTAAAAATGCTTTATTGCCTACTGTAAATGGTTCGGTTAACCAATCTATGCAATGGGGAAGGAGCCAGGTAACATCAGGGTTGTTTCTAAATACACAAAATTATACCTTAAACCCTAATGTATCTGCGAATGTGCAGGTATTTGGAGGTGGTGCTCAACTGAATCAGATCAGACAGAATAAGTTATTGTTAGCTGTAGATCAAACCAATGTAGAAAAGGTAAAAAATGATCTTATTCTGCAGGTCGTAACCGCTTACCTGCAGGTTTTAAATAGCCAGGATCAGGTCAAAGCTACACAACAACAATTAGACGTTGCTAATTCTACTTTAAAAAGAGAACAAGCGCTTTTGGATGTTGGTAATAAAACTTTAGCCGATATTTCCCAGGCAAAATCGCAGGCTGCAACCGCTGAGCTTAATCTAACCAATGCGCAGAATCAGTTGACAATATCCTATTTAACTTTAGGACAATTAATGGAAATTCAGCCACCAATGACATTTAAGGTGCAGCCACCATTGGTTAACGAATTGAATAACATTCAGAACAATTATGTGCCAAGTGATATTTACAGCCAGGCTTTAAATACCTTCCCCGATATCAAATTGGCAAGTTTAAATACAAAAGCAGCAGAAAAAGCAATTGATGTTGCCAAAGGGAGTTATTATCCTAAAGTTACATTTGGAGGAGGCTTAGGATCGTTCTATCAATATCAGTTTGCTTTCCCTGGAAACAATCCATTTTTTAGTCAACTGTCTGACAACTTCGGGAAATCAATTAATATGGGTATTTCAATTCCTATTTTTAATGGTTTTACCACCAGGTCGACCGTAAGAAAGGCTAAAATAGTATTCGAGCAGCGAAAAACAGATGAGCAAATCTCTAAAAACAACCTGATCAAAGTAATCAATCAGGCTGTTGCCGATTTAAACGCCGCACAAAGCAGGTATTCTTCTACCCAAAATGCTTTTCAGGCTCAAAAGGATGCTTTTTATGTTATCGAACAACGTTATGCTGTTGGTTTAGTAAACTCTTTAGATTACAGTACGGCACAAACCAATAAAAATAAAGCCGAAATAGATTTTATCTTAGCAAAATACGACTTACTGTTCCGTGCCAAGGTAATTGATTACTATTTAGGCAAACAGATTGTTTTTTAA
- the ftsY gene encoding signal recognition particle-docking protein FtsY, with translation MGLFDFFKKKETAPEAQEALDKGLEKTKDGFFNKITKAVAGKSSVDDEVLDNLEEVLVTSDVGVSTTLKIIRRIEERVAKDKYLNTSELNFILRDEIQLLLSENNSNDFRQFEYGDHKPYVIMVVGVNGVGKTTTIGKLSHKLKESGLKVVLGAADTFRAAAVDQIKLWGERVGVRVVAQAMGSDPASVAFDTLQSAVANGEDVVIIDTAGRLHNKIGLMNELGKIKQVMQKVVPGAPHEILLVLDASTGQNAFEQCKQFTEATDVNALAITKLDGTAKGGVVIGISDQFRIPVKYIGVGEKIGDLQLFDKKEFVNSLFK, from the coding sequence ATGGGTTTATTCGATTTTTTCAAAAAGAAAGAAACTGCACCTGAAGCTCAGGAAGCACTGGATAAAGGTTTAGAGAAAACTAAGGATGGTTTCTTTAACAAAATTACCAAGGCCGTAGCAGGAAAATCTTCTGTTGATGATGAAGTACTTGATAATCTGGAGGAGGTTTTGGTAACTTCTGATGTAGGCGTAAGTACCACCTTAAAAATCATCAGGCGCATCGAAGAGCGTGTTGCCAAAGATAAATATCTTAACACCTCTGAACTGAATTTTATTCTTCGTGATGAGATCCAACTGCTGTTATCGGAAAATAACAGTAACGATTTCCGTCAGTTCGAATATGGCGACCATAAACCTTATGTAATTATGGTGGTTGGCGTAAATGGTGTAGGTAAAACCACTACCATTGGGAAGCTGTCGCATAAACTTAAAGAATCAGGACTTAAGGTTGTTCTTGGTGCGGCCGATACCTTTAGGGCTGCGGCCGTTGACCAGATTAAACTTTGGGGCGAACGCGTTGGCGTGAGGGTGGTGGCACAGGCTATGGGTTCTGACCCTGCCTCAGTTGCTTTTGATACTTTACAGTCGGCCGTTGCAAATGGCGAAGATGTAGTGATTATCGATACCGCCGGCCGTTTGCACAACAAAATCGGCTTGATGAATGAGCTGGGCAAAATTAAACAGGTAATGCAAAAGGTAGTACCAGGTGCACCGCACGAAATTTTATTGGTATTGGATGCCTCGACCGGACAAAACGCCTTTGAACAATGCAAACAGTTTACCGAAGCTACTGATGTGAATGCATTGGCCATCACCAAATTAGATGGAACGGCAAAAGGTGGTGTAGTAATTGGCATTTCTGATCAATTCAGAATTCCTGTTAAATATATCGGTGTAGGAGAAAAAATAGGCGATTTACAGCTTTTTGACAAGAAAGAGTTTGTGAATAGTTTGTTTAAGTAA
- a CDS encoding efflux RND transporter periplasmic adaptor subunit: MKLKHIIITVVTIVVLLVVLKLTGVIGGNKTEKVTTEKASDKTVVETVTASGKIQPETEVKLSSEVSGEVVELKVKEGDIVKAGQLLCKVRPDVLQSGYERTVASFNAQKASVAAAQQQLAQNQANFVNAEATYKRNVELFNKKVISASEFDAAKAAFLTAKANLASAKENVTGAKFTLEQTGANVKEAGANLAKTTIYAPVDGVVSKLSIELGDRILGTSQMAGTEIMRISNLSSMEVNVDVNENDITRVKVGDKASIEVDAFSDKKFRGVVTEIASSSTAVGTTTSTSVDQVTNFSVKIRITEEMEGKQQSIFRPGMSATVDIESESLTGLAIPIQAVFTDNAKSGGSNNNQGNQENTDKQKSKLTDKKVKQYVYTYDAKSKKVKKTEVTTGIQNDQFIIVKSGVKAGDEVVTGPYSAIQNKLKDGMVVEKTAKDQLFSKDGKK; encoded by the coding sequence ATGAAACTGAAGCATATTATTATTACCGTAGTTACTATCGTAGTTCTTCTGGTTGTGCTCAAACTGACCGGAGTGATAGGTGGAAATAAAACCGAAAAAGTAACTACAGAAAAAGCATCAGATAAAACTGTTGTGGAAACAGTTACGGCAAGTGGAAAAATCCAGCCAGAAACTGAGGTTAAGTTAAGTTCTGAGGTATCTGGAGAGGTGGTAGAGTTAAAAGTAAAAGAGGGTGATATTGTTAAAGCAGGCCAGTTGCTTTGTAAAGTACGTCCGGATGTGTTACAATCGGGTTACGAAAGAACCGTGGCAAGTTTTAATGCACAAAAAGCCAGCGTAGCTGCAGCGCAACAGCAGCTTGCCCAAAACCAGGCTAATTTTGTGAATGCAGAAGCTACCTACAAACGTAATGTTGAACTTTTTAATAAAAAAGTAATTTCAGCTTCAGAGTTCGATGCAGCAAAAGCGGCATTTTTAACTGCTAAAGCAAATTTAGCCAGCGCAAAAGAAAATGTAACCGGCGCCAAATTTACTTTAGAGCAAACTGGTGCAAATGTTAAAGAAGCGGGTGCTAACTTAGCTAAAACCACTATCTACGCGCCGGTTGATGGTGTCGTTTCTAAATTATCAATTGAGCTTGGCGACCGTATTTTGGGAACTTCGCAAATGGCAGGTACGGAGATTATGCGTATTTCTAATCTTTCATCTATGGAAGTTAATGTTGATGTAAACGAGAACGACATTACCCGTGTTAAAGTTGGCGATAAGGCTTCTATCGAAGTAGATGCATTTTCTGATAAAAAATTCAGAGGTGTGGTTACCGAAATTGCAAGTTCATCAACTGCAGTTGGAACTACCACATCTACTTCTGTTGATCAGGTGACGAACTTTTCTGTAAAAATCAGGATTACCGAAGAAATGGAAGGCAAACAACAATCTATTTTCCGTCCGGGTATGTCGGCAACGGTTGATATTGAAAGCGAATCGTTAACCGGATTGGCTATTCCAATCCAGGCAGTGTTTACTGATAATGCAAAGTCGGGCGGTAGCAACAATAACCAGGGCAACCAGGAAAATACCGATAAACAGAAATCGAAACTTACCGACAAAAAGGTGAAGCAGTATGTTTACACTTACGATGCTAAAAGCAAAAAAGTTAAAAAAACAGAGGTGACTACAGGTATCCAGAACGATCAGTTTATCATTGTAAAATCGGGTGTTAAAGCCGGCGATGAAGTGGTAACTGGTCCTTATTCTGCCATTCAGAACAAATTGAAAGATGGTATGGTGGTAGAAAAAACAGCTAAAGACCAATTGTTTAGCAAAGACGGTAAGAAGTAG
- the acs gene encoding acetate--CoA ligase, with the protein MQITSFKQYEEDYKKSVENPEQFWGEVAQDFQWRKPWFKVLSWNFNEPNIKWFEGAKLNITENCLDRHLATNGDKPAIVWEPNNPEEESVTYTYKMLHERVCRFANVLKRNGAKKGDRICIYMPMVPELAIAVLACARIGAVHSVIFGGFSAKSIADRINDSQCKVVITADGSYRGNKQIPLKDVIDDALIGCPTVEKCIVLTHVRTPVSMLKGRDVWWEDEVKHVNDICEAEEMDAEDMLFILYTSGSTGKPKGVVHTCGGYMVYAGYTFSNVFNYQPGEVYFCTADIGWITGHSYIVYGPLSQGATSVLFEGIPTYPSPSRFWDIVEKHKVNTLYTAPTAIRSLMSFGEDPLNGKDLSTIRVLGSVGEPINEEAWHWFDEKIGHGKAPIVDTWWQTETGGIMISPIATVTPTKPSFATLPLPGIQPILVDENGNEIKGNGVMGNLCIKFPWPGMLRTTYGDHERCKQTYFSTYENLYFTGDGCLRDEDGYYRITGRVDDVLNVSGHRIGTAEVENAINMHAGVVESAVVGYPHDVKGQGIYAFVIYPEMHSEAELSKKDILQTVTRVIGAIAKPDKILFVSGLPKTRSGKIMRRILRKIAEGDTANLGDTSTLLDPGVVEEIIEAAKKL; encoded by the coding sequence ATGCAAATTACATCTTTTAAGCAATACGAAGAAGATTATAAGAAAAGCGTAGAAAACCCTGAGCAGTTTTGGGGCGAAGTGGCACAGGACTTTCAATGGCGCAAACCTTGGTTTAAGGTATTATCCTGGAACTTTAACGAACCAAATATCAAGTGGTTTGAAGGTGCTAAACTTAACATCACCGAAAATTGTTTAGACCGGCACTTAGCTACCAATGGAGATAAACCAGCCATTGTTTGGGAACCCAATAATCCGGAAGAAGAAAGTGTTACTTATACTTATAAAATGTTGCATGAGCGTGTTTGCCGTTTTGCCAATGTTTTAAAACGTAATGGTGCTAAAAAGGGCGACCGTATTTGTATTTACATGCCAATGGTGCCCGAACTGGCTATTGCTGTTTTGGCTTGCGCCAGGATTGGCGCTGTTCACTCCGTTATTTTTGGTGGATTCTCTGCTAAATCTATCGCCGACCGGATCAATGATTCGCAGTGTAAAGTGGTGATTACGGCCGATGGTTCTTACCGTGGAAACAAGCAGATTCCCTTAAAAGATGTAATAGATGATGCATTAATTGGTTGTCCAACTGTAGAGAAATGTATTGTATTAACCCATGTTCGCACACCTGTTTCTATGTTGAAAGGAAGAGATGTGTGGTGGGAAGATGAAGTTAAGCACGTAAATGATATTTGCGAAGCGGAAGAAATGGATGCAGAGGATATGCTCTTCATTCTGTATACTTCTGGCTCTACCGGTAAACCTAAAGGTGTGGTACATACCTGTGGTGGTTATATGGTTTATGCGGGTTATACCTTTTCAAATGTGTTTAATTACCAACCTGGAGAAGTTTATTTCTGTACGGCCGATATTGGCTGGATCACCGGTCACTCTTATATTGTTTACGGACCGCTTTCGCAGGGTGCAACCTCAGTGCTTTTCGAAGGGATTCCGACCTACCCAAGTCCATCGCGTTTTTGGGATATTGTAGAAAAACACAAAGTAAATACCTTATACACCGCACCTACCGCGATCCGCTCTTTAATGAGTTTTGGTGAAGATCCATTAAACGGCAAAGATCTAAGCACAATCCGCGTTTTAGGCTCGGTAGGAGAGCCCATTAATGAAGAGGCATGGCATTGGTTCGATGAAAAAATCGGGCACGGTAAAGCGCCTATTGTTGATACCTGGTGGCAAACGGAAACGGGAGGCATCATGATTTCTCCCATCGCTACGGTAACACCAACCAAACCTAGTTTTGCTACATTACCTTTACCAGGAATTCAGCCAATTTTAGTTGATGAAAATGGAAATGAAATCAAAGGAAATGGGGTGATGGGAAATCTTTGTATTAAATTCCCGTGGCCGGGCATGTTGCGTACTACTTACGGCGACCATGAACGTTGCAAACAGACTTATTTCTCTACTTACGAGAATTTATATTTTACTGGTGATGGCTGTTTGCGTGATGAAGATGGTTATTATCGGATTACCGGTCGTGTTGATGATGTATTAAATGTTTCGGGGCATCGGATTGGTACAGCTGAAGTGGAAAATGCCATTAACATGCATGCGGGTGTGGTAGAAAGCGCGGTTGTAGGTTATCCGCACGATGTGAAAGGGCAGGGGATTTATGCTTTTGTAATTTACCCTGAAATGCATAGTGAAGCAGAATTATCTAAAAAAGATATATTACAGACGGTTACCCGCGTAATTGGGGCGATTGCCAAGCCCGATAAAATATTGTTTGTTTCTGGTTTACCCAAAACACGTTCAGGCAAAATTATGCGTAGAATTTTGCGTAAAATTGCCGAAGGTGATACAGCTAATTTAGGTGATACCTCTACCTTGCTTGATCCGGGTGTGGTAGAAGAAATTATTGAAGCAGCGAAGAAGCTTTAG
- a CDS encoding polysaccharide deacetylase family protein: protein MYLIKSPLLLKWYYPSLLWNKSRTEKVIYLTFDDGPIPNVTDFVLKTLKVFNAKATFFCIGDNIIKHPEVFERVKTDGHAIGNHTFNHLKGWKTDDKTYLENTLKCQQLTQTDLFRPPYGRIKKSQILSLKSEVRSPESISQNSQTDLHLKSQISNLKIVMWDVLSGDFDTKLSPEKCYQNVIKHTENGSIIVFHDSLKAFDRLSYALPKVLAYFSEKGFTFSTL from the coding sequence ATGTACCTGATCAAATCACCGCTTCTGCTAAAATGGTATTATCCATCACTGTTATGGAATAAATCCCGCACCGAAAAAGTTATTTATCTGACCTTTGACGATGGACCCATACCCAATGTTACAGACTTTGTATTAAAAACTTTAAAAGTCTTCAATGCTAAAGCTACATTTTTTTGCATCGGCGATAATATCATTAAACACCCCGAAGTTTTTGAACGCGTAAAAACCGACGGACATGCCATTGGAAACCATACTTTCAACCATTTAAAAGGCTGGAAAACCGATGATAAAACCTATCTCGAAAACACGCTAAAATGCCAGCAACTTACCCAAACCGATCTTTTCCGCCCACCTTATGGGAGGATTAAGAAGAGCCAGATCCTGAGTCTGAAGTCCGAAGTCCGGAGTCCGGAGTCAATATCCCAAAATTCACAAACTGACTTACATCTCAAATCTCAAATCTCAAATCTCAAAATCGTAATGTGGGATGTGCTTAGCGGCGATTTCGACACTAAACTCTCACCCGAAAAATGTTATCAAAATGTGATTAAACATACCGAAAATGGTTCTATAATTGTATTCCACGATAGTTTAAAAGCATTCGACCGTTTATCTTACGCACTTCCCAAAGTATTGGCTTATTTTTCTGAAAAAGGTTTTACTTTTTCAACGCTTTAG
- the rpmB gene encoding 50S ribosomal protein L28, whose translation MSRVCDLTGKKAMVGNNVSHSNVKTKRKFYPNLQLQKFYIPEENRWITLKVSTSAIKTINKVGISEAINRFVKKGFL comes from the coding sequence ATGTCAAGAGTTTGTGATTTAACAGGAAAAAAAGCAATGGTAGGTAACAACGTTTCTCACTCAAACGTTAAAACCAAACGCAAATTTTACCCAAACCTACAACTTCAGAAATTTTATATTCCTGAAGAAAACCGTTGGATTACGTTGAAAGTTTCTACTTCAGCGATCAAAACCATCAATAAAGTGGGTATTAGCGAAGCAATTAACCGTTTCGTAAAAAAAGGATTTTTGTAA
- a CDS encoding DUF4295 domain-containing protein: protein MAKKVVATLKTGTGKEYSKVITMVKSPKTGAYSFKELIVHNDHVKDAIASK from the coding sequence ATGGCAAAGAAAGTAGTTGCAACCCTTAAAACAGGTACAGGTAAAGAATATTCGAAAGTGATTACAATGGTAAAATCACCAAAAACTGGTGCTTACTCATTCAAAGAACTTATCGTACACAACGACCACGTAAAAGATGCTATCGCATCTAAATAA
- the rpmG gene encoding 50S ribosomal protein L33: MAKKGNRVQVILECTEHKESGMPGMSRYISTKNRKNTTERLELKKFNPVLRKVTVHKEIK, from the coding sequence ATGGCAAAAAAAGGTAACAGAGTTCAGGTTATTTTAGAATGTACTGAACATAAAGAAAGTGGCATGCCAGGTATGTCTAGATATATTTCTACCAAGAACCGTAAAAACACTACTGAAAGATTAGAATTGAAAAAATTCAATCCAGTATTGAGAAAAGTAACCGTACATAAAGAGATAAAATAA
- the rimO gene encoding 30S ribosomal protein S12 methylthiotransferase RimO: MNTKIVRSKSAVKQPKINVITLGCSKNIYDSEVLMGQLRGNNLNVVHESDKMGKDDIVVINTCGFIDNAKQESIDTILQFSELKEAGKIGKVVVTGCLSERYKPELESEITNVDAFFGTNDLQNILHELGANYKHELIGERLLTTPSHFAYFKIAEGCNRPCSFCAIPLMRGKHISKPMEELVNEAKILAKNGTKELILIAQDLTYYGLDLYGVRKLDELMRRLSDVPGIEWIRLQYAYPSGFPMEILDAMNERDNICKYLDMPLQHITDNMLKSMRRGTTKQKTIDLVNQIRDKVPNIAMRTTLICGYPGETERDFEEMKEWVAETKFDRLGCFTYSHEEKTHAHTLVDDIPDEVKQQRVDDIMEIQQGISFDINQEKVGKTFKVLIDKKEGDFFVGRTEFDSPEVDNEVLIDATTGYAANGSFVNVKVDRAEDFDLYGTII; the protein is encoded by the coding sequence ATGAATACCAAAATAGTTAGAAGTAAAAGTGCAGTTAAACAGCCTAAAATCAATGTGATTACATTAGGTTGTTCAAAAAACATATACGATTCGGAAGTACTGATGGGACAGTTGCGTGGCAACAATTTAAACGTTGTGCACGAATCAGACAAAATGGGCAAAGATGATATCGTTGTAATCAATACCTGCGGTTTTATCGACAATGCTAAACAGGAATCAATTGATACCATCCTTCAGTTCAGCGAACTTAAAGAAGCTGGTAAAATTGGTAAGGTTGTAGTTACAGGCTGCCTTTCTGAGCGTTATAAACCAGAACTGGAATCGGAAATTACCAATGTGGATGCATTTTTTGGTACTAACGATTTACAAAATATTTTGCACGAACTAGGTGCGAACTACAAACACGAGCTGATTGGCGAACGTTTGCTCACTACCCCATCACACTTTGCTTATTTTAAAATTGCCGAAGGTTGCAACCGTCCTTGCTCTTTCTGTGCCATTCCTTTAATGCGTGGCAAGCACATAAGCAAGCCAATGGAAGAACTGGTTAACGAAGCTAAGATATTGGCCAAAAACGGCACCAAGGAACTGATTCTAATTGCTCAGGACCTTACTTATTATGGTTTGGATCTTTACGGCGTACGTAAATTAGACGAGTTGATGCGTCGCCTGTCGGATGTTCCCGGAATCGAATGGATCCGTTTACAATACGCCTACCCTTCTGGTTTCCCGATGGAAATTTTAGACGCCATGAATGAGCGCGACAACATCTGCAAATACCTGGATATGCCGCTACAACACATTACCGATAACATGCTAAAATCGATGCGTCGTGGCACAACTAAACAGAAAACCATCGATCTGGTTAACCAAATTAGAGATAAAGTGCCGAATATTGCCATGCGTACCACTTTAATATGCGGTTATCCTGGCGAAACAGAGCGCGATTTCGAAGAAATGAAGGAATGGGTTGCCGAAACCAAATTCGATCGTTTAGGCTGCTTTACCTACTCGCACGAGGAAAAAACACATGCCCATACTTTGGTTGATGATATCCCGGATGAAGTTAAACAACAACGCGTAGACGATATCATGGAAATACAACAAGGCATTTCATTTGATATCAACCAGGAAAAAGTAGGCAAAACCTTCAAAGTGCTGATTGATAAAAAAGAAGGTGATTTTTTTGTAGGCAGAACCGAATTTGATTCACCTGAGGTAGATAATGAAGTGTTAATCGACGCAACAACAGGCTATGCTGCTAATGGAAGTTTTGTTAATGTAAAGGTTGACAGAGCAGAAGATTTCGATTTATACGGAACAATTATTTAA
- a CDS encoding RagB/SusD family nutrient uptake outer membrane protein, with the protein MKNYKNILAAFLIVLSISSCKKQLEIDPKQNIDANVALNTTADVQNALTGAYTFMATGDLYGNNLVFIPDLYASDNYLTWRGTFTTYRNISSKAIVADNADVRRTWITAYSAINTANIVLSALNVVSDADTKNIIEGKALFIRGIMHFELVRLYGLPYDASGANTNLGVPIITKAVKTIDNVTNSVARNTVAEVYIAVENDLKSAITKLASVDDQYAAKAFLSRVYLQEGKYALARDVADDIITNSPYHLITNSLEAPFRTKNSSEGIFEIKQNEQSNAGTSNDGLATFYASYQNSTGGDVGRADALVNSTFYNSFETGDKRQTEMIYEGTGARTGLFTKKWYSFYDNIPVCRVTEQYLIRAECNFRLGTNIGATPADDINTLRTRAGLGDVVPTLDIILNEREKELDYEGFRLHDYKRTKRSIGSFAYNDPKLVFPIPDREINVNKALKQNPGY; encoded by the coding sequence ATGAAAAATTATAAAAATATATTAGCTGCATTTCTTATTGTTTTAAGCATATCCAGCTGTAAAAAGCAATTAGAAATAGATCCTAAACAAAATATTGATGCCAATGTGGCACTCAATACAACTGCAGATGTTCAAAATGCATTAACGGGTGCCTATACCTTTATGGCTACCGGCGATCTATACGGGAATAACCTGGTATTTATACCAGATCTTTATGCCAGCGATAACTACTTAACCTGGCGTGGCACTTTTACTACCTACCGCAACATTTCGAGCAAGGCTATTGTAGCAGATAACGCTGATGTGAGGAGAACCTGGATAACCGCTTACAGTGCAATTAATACCGCAAATATTGTACTTTCTGCCTTAAATGTGGTAAGCGATGCCGATACCAAAAACATCATAGAAGGTAAAGCATTATTTATAAGGGGTATTATGCATTTTGAGCTGGTGAGGCTTTACGGTTTGCCTTATGATGCATCCGGCGCTAATACAAACTTAGGCGTTCCTATCATCACAAAAGCGGTAAAAACCATTGATAATGTAACCAATTCAGTTGCAAGAAATACGGTTGCCGAGGTTTATATTGCAGTAGAAAACGATTTAAAATCGGCCATAACGAAATTGGCCTCAGTTGATGATCAATATGCAGCCAAAGCTTTTCTGTCCAGGGTTTACCTACAGGAAGGCAAGTATGCTTTAGCAAGGGATGTGGCCGATGATATTATTACCAACAGTCCATATCACTTAATTACCAATTCTCTTGAAGCACCGTTCAGAACCAAAAATTCAAGTGAGGGTATTTTCGAAATCAAACAGAACGAACAAAGTAATGCCGGAACATCAAACGATGGATTAGCTACTTTTTATGCCAGTTACCAGAACAGTACGGGTGGGGATGTAGGAAGAGCTGATGCGCTGGTAAATAGCACATTTTACAACTCTTTTGAAACGGGTGATAAAAGACAGACCGAAATGATTTATGAAGGTACTGGTGCCAGGACAGGTCTTTTTACTAAAAAATGGTATAGCTTTTATGATAATATACCTGTTTGCAGGGTTACAGAACAGTACCTGATCCGTGCAGAATGTAATTTCAGATTAGGTACTAACATTGGAGCTACTCCAGCTGATGATATTAACACTTTGAGAACAAGAGCCGGACTGGGAGACGTAGTGCCAACTCTCGACATTATCTTAAACGAACGCGAAAAAGAATTGGATTATGAAGGTTTCAGGCTTCATGATTATAAACGTACCAAACGTTCTATAGGCAGTTTTGCTTATAATGACCCTAAATTGGTATTTCCAATTCCAGATCGTGAAATAAATGTGAACAAAGCTTTAAAGCAAAACCCAGGCTACTAA